Within Nostoc flagelliforme CCNUN1, the genomic segment CCCAGTTAAAAGCAGAGAGGCGATTGCAGTTGTTCCTATCGTGCCATCAATGAATACTTTGGGGTTGAATCTTTTTCGAGTCCGACGAAGAACTAATTTATTACGAGTGTTTGAAGGCAAAAATGATTGATGAGTTACTTTATGGGTCTTCATTTCGTTTCGTCCAACTCCACAAAAAATCCTGCACCTGTATTCTTAATCTTTACCAGCTTTCGATTCACCAGTGTTTGTATGACACAGAGGCTAAAGTTGATACTGCACAATCGAGCGCTACCCCCACAACGACGGAGATACTGTAGGCACAACGAGGAATGGTCAGTAGAGGTGGGGTAAGTGGATTTTTTTGACATGATATTTTTCCTATTGGTTTTGTGATAAATATGATTGCTTTAATTCAGTTCAGGTAATTGTGCAAGCGCTCCTTCCATCCATGCTTGAATTGCTTCCATCTCAGAAACACCTCGTAATACAGCATCGATTACGTGTTGATGATAAGAGTTAGCAGCATGATTCGGATGGACAAACTTATTACCAGCCCAAGCCAAACACATGGTCTTCACTAGTTCATCAATTTGAAGAGAATCAAGCTCACTTGGACTCGTAACATTTCGAGAATGCAGCCACTCTTTGACTAAATCCAACGAGTAATTTAAAAGTGTGCGAACTTCTTTGATTCGTAAATCTTTTGGGTTGATTGAGGGTGGAGTTACAGCCTGTTTTGTTGGCCGAAGCAAGAGATGTTGATTGTCTTTGCGGGGTCTAATGTTATTGTGTGGTTGTTCAGTCTTCT encodes:
- a CDS encoding ERF family protein yields the protein MQELIKALIKAKAEFNPIQKDGTNPYYKRKYATLDAVLDAVTPALGKHGLVIIQTTEILEGKTVLRTHIFHESGESIASTYPLPEISDSQKLGAALTYARRYAVCAILSVTADEDDDAEGVGTPKKTEQPHNNIRPRKDNQHLLLRPTKQAVTPPSINPKDLRIKEVRTLLNYSLDLVKEWLHSRNVTSPSELDSLQIDELVKTMCLAWAGNKFVHPNHAANSYHQHVIDAVLRGVSEMEAIQAWMEGALAQLPELN